In the genome of Acidovorax sp. 69, the window GCCGCTCTGTGTACTGGGTCCACAGCACTTGCTGCTGCTGGCCCAGTTCATACAGGTAATCCCAGGTGAAGATGCCGCTGTCGTGGCCGTCAGAGAACGTGGGCTTGACGGCGTAGTTGCCCACAGGCTCCAGATTGACCAACCCCACGTTGCGCTTGCCTGTCTGCAGCACCTCCTGGCCCGGGCCGTGGCCCTGCACTTCGGCAGACGGCGAGTACACACGCATCAGCTCAAACGGGATGCGGAACGTGGCGCCATCAGAGAAACCCACTTCGAGCACCCGCGACGCCTCGTGTACCGTGATGGCCTGTGGCGTGGGAGCCCCCGTTTTCAAACCTGCCATGGAAACCCCTGTGAAAAAACTGTTGTCAGAAAAGCCTACTGCGATTGTCCCACCCGGCTAAAAACAAGCAGCCCCTGGGGTGGGTGCACAGCAATGCGCTCGTCACACTGCTGCCAAATCTGGCAGTTGCACGCACAGGGCGCTATCGAGCGCTGGCAGCAGCGCCAGCACGGCAGCCTCTTGCGCCGCCGGACTGGGCCGCTGCGCAGCCGCCCACACGGGCGATGGGAAGTGGCTGTCCCAGTCAAAGCGCGCAATCACGTGCCAGTGCAGGTGCGGCACCATGTTGCCCAGCGCCGCGATGTTGATCTTGGCAGGCGACAGGTGCTGGCGCAGGGCCTGCTCCACCACCGTCACGGCCTCCATACAGTGGGCGCGTTCGGCCGCAGTCAGGTCAGAAAACTCAGCCACATGCGCGTTCCACACCACGCGGTAGAAGGCAGGAAACCCCGCCTCCTGAGCGCGAATGACACGCAGGCGCTCACCGCGCCAGACCAGTGCGCCCCCGTCTTCAGCGCACAAAGGGCAGACCATCAGACCAACACCCGCTCAATGCCACCGTTGTTGGCAAGGTGCACGTAGTCGGGCATCCAGTTCTCACCCAAAATCTCGCGCGCCATCTCGACCACGATGTAATCCGCCTCCAGGAGACCGTTCTGCAGGTCGTCGCCATAGCGGGTCAAGCCTTGCAGGCAGCTCGGGCAGCTCGTGAGAATTTTCACGTTGTCCTGAGCGCCGACCGCGCCGCTGGCGCGCAACTGCGCCTCGCCCTTCTTGATCTCTTCTTCCTTGCGGAAACGCACCTGGGTCGACACGTCGGGCCGCGTCACGCCCAGCGTGCCGGACTCGCCGCAGCAGCGCTCGCTCTTGAGCACCTGCTCGCCCACGAGGGCCTTCACGGTCTTCATCGAGTCCTGCAGCTTCATGGGGTTGTGGCAGGGCTCGTGGTACAGGTAGGCGCCCTTGCCCTGCAGGCTGACACCTTTTTCGAGCAGGTATTCGTGGATGTCGATGATCCGGCTGCCCGGGAAGATCTTGTCGAATTCGTAGCCCTGCAACTGGTCGTAGCACGTGCCGCAGCTGACCACCACCGTCTTGATATCGAGGTAGTTGAGCGTATTGGCCACGCGGTGGAAGAGCACCCGGTTGTCGGTGATCATCTTCTCGGCCTTGTCGAACTGGCCCGAGCCGCGTTGCGGGTAGCCGCAGCACAGATAGCCCGGTGGCAACACGGTTTGCACACCGGTGTGCCAAAGCATGGCTTGCGTAGCCAGGCCCACCTGGCTGAACAGGCGCTCCGATCCACAGCCGGGAAAGTAGAACACCGCCTCCGTCTCGGCCGTCGTGGCCTGCGGGTTGCGGATGATCGGCACGTAGTCCTTGTCCTCGATATCGAGCAGCGCCCGTGCCGTCTTCTTGGGCAAGCCACCGGGTAGCTTCTTGTTGATGAAGTGAATCACCTGCTCCTTGATTGGAGCCGTGCCCACCGTGGCCGGGGGCTTGGCGGTCTGCTTGCGGCCCACCTTGCGCAGCAGGTCCACAGCCATCCGCTGGGCCTTGAAGCCCACATCCACCATGGCAGAGCGCAAGAACTTGATGGTGTCCGGGTTGGTGGCGTTCAGCATCGTCATCGCCAGCGCGTTGCCCGGGCGGAAACTCTTCTTGCCCATCTTGCGCAACAGGTTGCGCATGTTCATGGTCACATCGCCGAAGTCGATTTTCACCGGGCAAGGACTCTCGCACTTATGGCACACCGTGCAGTGGTCCGCCACGTCCTCAAATTCTTGCCAGTGCTTGATGCTCACGCCCCGGCGCGTCTGCTCTTCGTACAAAAACGCCTCGACCAGCAAAGAGGTGGCCAGGATCTTGTTGCGCGGGCTGTAGAGCAGGTTGGCGCGTGGCACATGCGTGGCGCACACCGGCTTGCACTTGCCGCAGCGCAGGCAGTCCTTGACCGAATCGGCGATGGCGCCAATGTCGCTCTGCTGCATGATCAGCGACTCATGGCCCATGAGGCCAAAGCTGGGGGTGTAGGCGTTGGTCAGATCAGCGTGCAACAGTGGGGCAGAAGCAAAATTAGCCGCTTGCGCTTGTCCAGCATGCCCTGAAAGCTCCTTATTTCGGAGCAATTTACCCTTGTTGAAGCGGCCCTCAGGGTCCACGCGCTGCTTGTACTCGGCGAAGGGCCGCAGCTCCTCGTCGGTCAGGAATTCGAGCTTGGTGATACCGATGCCGTGTTCGCCCGAGATCACGCCATCCAGACTGCGCGCCAGCACCATGATGCGCGCCACCGCTTCGTGGGCGGTCTGCAGCATCTCGTAGTCGTCACTGTTGACAGGGAGGTTGGTGTGCACGTTGCCGTCGCCGGCATGCATGTGCAGCGCCACCCACACACGGCCCTTGAGCACGCGCTTGTGGATGGCCGTGGCCTCGTCCAGGATGGGCTTGAAGGCCGCGCCGGTGAAGATGCCTTGCAGCGGCGCACGCAACTGGGTCTTCCAGCTCGCGCGCAGCGTGTGGTCCTGCAACTGGGGGAACAGCGTTTCCACGCCGTGCAGCCAACCCTGCCACAGGGCACGCACCTCTTCCACCAGGCCAATGGCCTGGGCTACCCGCTCCTGCAGCAACTCCGGCGAGGGCACCTCGTCGTCGGCGTCGTGTTTGCCCAAAGGCAGATTGCCACGTTCAAAGAACTCCGTCAGCGCATCGCACAGCTTGATCTTGTTGCGCAGGGAGAGCTCGATGTTGATGCGCTCGATGCCATCGGTGTACTCGGCCATGCGCGGCAGCGGGATCACCACGTCCTCGTTGATCTTGAAGGCGTTGGTGTGGCGGCTGATGGCGGCCGTTTTCTTGCGGTCGGCCCAGAACTTCTTGCGCGCGTCGGCCGTGATGGCCACAAAGCCCTCACCACTGCGGGTGTTGGCCAGGCGCACGACCTCGCTGGTCACGCGGGCCA includes:
- a CDS encoding gamma-butyrobetaine hydroxylase-like domain-containing protein produces the protein MAGLKTGAPTPQAITVHEASRVLEVGFSDGATFRIPFELMRVYSPSAEVQGHGPGQEVLQTGKRNVGLVNLEPVGNYAVKPTFSDGHDSGIFTWDYLYELGQQQQVLWTQYTERLAAAGADRDAPMSPKGGAGGGHACGGH
- a CDS encoding HIT family protein — encoded protein: MVCPLCAEDGGALVWRGERLRVIRAQEAGFPAFYRVVWNAHVAEFSDLTAAERAHCMEAVTVVEQALRQHLSPAKINIAALGNMVPHLHWHVIARFDWDSHFPSPVWAAAQRPSPAAQEAAVLALLPALDSALCVQLPDLAAV
- a CDS encoding FAD/FMN-binding oxidoreductase, translating into MNVPIALAALQTQAAEPARLREIPYNYTSFSDREIVIRLLGSPSWEVLDQLRKERRTGRSARMLYEVLGDIWVVQRNPYLQDDLLDNPNRRKLLVDALQHRLGEIEKRRTPADDAERDRLVGELVVAARRAVAEFNATFEQAAQLRRQIQKTLGRLTAKDNIKFDGLSRVSHVTDATDWRVEYPFVVLVPDTETEMALLVKGCIELGLTIIPRGGGTGYTGGAIPLTWKSVVINTEKLEAMTEVEMRRLPGMDRDVGTVWTEAGVVTQRVADAAERAGFVFAVDPTSAEASCIGGNIAMNAGGKKAVLWGTALDNLASWRMVTPDAQWLEVTRLDHNMGKIHDVDVATFELQYFQADGKTPVRSERLAIPGKTFRKEGLGKDVTDKFLAGLPGIQKEGCDGLITSARWVVHRMPEHTRTVCLEFFGNAKDAVPSIVEIKDFMFAEQKRSGVLLAGLEHLDDRYLKAVGYATKSKKGNGGLPKMVLIGDIAGDNADDVARVTSEVVRLANTRSGEGFVAITADARKKFWADRKKTAAISRHTNAFKINEDVVIPLPRMAEYTDGIERINIELSLRNKIKLCDALTEFFERGNLPLGKHDADDEVPSPELLQERVAQAIGLVEEVRALWQGWLHGVETLFPQLQDHTLRASWKTQLRAPLQGIFTGAAFKPILDEATAIHKRVLKGRVWVALHMHAGDGNVHTNLPVNSDDYEMLQTAHEAVARIMVLARSLDGVISGEHGIGITKLEFLTDEELRPFAEYKQRVDPEGRFNKGKLLRNKELSGHAGQAQAANFASAPLLHADLTNAYTPSFGLMGHESLIMQQSDIGAIADSVKDCLRCGKCKPVCATHVPRANLLYSPRNKILATSLLVEAFLYEEQTRRGVSIKHWQEFEDVADHCTVCHKCESPCPVKIDFGDVTMNMRNLLRKMGKKSFRPGNALAMTMLNATNPDTIKFLRSAMVDVGFKAQRMAVDLLRKVGRKQTAKPPATVGTAPIKEQVIHFINKKLPGGLPKKTARALLDIEDKDYVPIIRNPQATTAETEAVFYFPGCGSERLFSQVGLATQAMLWHTGVQTVLPPGYLCCGYPQRGSGQFDKAEKMITDNRVLFHRVANTLNYLDIKTVVVSCGTCYDQLQGYEFDKIFPGSRIIDIHEYLLEKGVSLQGKGAYLYHEPCHNPMKLQDSMKTVKALVGEQVLKSERCCGESGTLGVTRPDVSTQVRFRKEEEIKKGEAQLRASGAVGAQDNVKILTSCPSCLQGLTRYGDDLQNGLLEADYIVVEMAREILGENWMPDYVHLANNGGIERVLV